Proteins from one Devosia chinhatensis genomic window:
- a CDS encoding sugar phosphate isomerase/epimerase family protein, which translates to MAIDPKAIRIGTMIRGHEPDPIGYLEKILPHGFESIEPYFWQTVNKDLPELAKRMKEAIGDRDVTISTMGMFGNPLEDKDKDVETLRGWEALIDNAHHFGATCIAGFTGRIRNRPIEESLPQFKKVWGELSKRAADKGVRIAFENCAMHGGNWATGDWNIAHNPDAWSMMFNELPEDNLGLEWEPCHQMAYLIDPIPQIREWGHKFFHVHGKDATIRWDVIKKHGFGGKEKAVWMRTPGFGDTNWADVISELRLVGYTGAIDIEGWHDPVYREELEMVGQVHALNYLKSCRGGDFIPYPGPLKGA; encoded by the coding sequence ATGGCTATAGACCCCAAAGCCATTCGCATCGGCACCATGATCCGTGGGCACGAACCCGACCCGATCGGCTATCTCGAAAAGATCCTGCCGCACGGTTTTGAAAGCATCGAGCCCTATTTCTGGCAGACCGTGAACAAGGACCTTCCGGAACTCGCCAAGCGCATGAAGGAGGCGATCGGCGATCGCGACGTGACCATCTCAACCATGGGCATGTTCGGTAACCCTCTGGAAGACAAGGATAAAGACGTCGAAACTCTGCGTGGCTGGGAAGCATTGATCGACAATGCCCACCATTTCGGCGCCACCTGCATTGCCGGCTTCACCGGCCGCATCCGCAATCGCCCCATCGAGGAAAGCCTGCCCCAGTTCAAGAAGGTCTGGGGCGAGCTCTCGAAACGCGCTGCCGACAAAGGGGTCAGAATTGCCTTTGAAAACTGCGCCATGCACGGCGGCAACTGGGCCACCGGCGACTGGAACATCGCCCACAATCCCGATGCCTGGTCGATGATGTTCAACGAGCTGCCGGAAGACAATCTGGGCCTTGAATGGGAGCCATGCCACCAGATGGCCTATCTCATTGATCCCATTCCACAAATCCGCGAATGGGGTCACAAGTTCTTCCACGTTCACGGCAAGGACGCCACCATCCGCTGGGACGTGATCAAGAAGCACGGCTTCGGTGGCAAGGAAAAGGCCGTCTGGATGCGCACGCCCGGCTTCGGCGACACCAATTGGGCCGATGTCATCTCCGAACTGCGCCTCGTCGGCTATACCGGCGCCATCGATATCGAAGGCTGGCATGATCCGGTCTATCGCGAGGAACTCGAAATGGTCGGCCAGGTCCATGCGCTCAATTATCTCAAATCCTGTCGCGGCGGGGACTTCATCCCCTATCCCGGCCCGTTGAAGGGAGCCTGA
- the hyi gene encoding hydroxypyruvate isomerase, with amino-acid sequence MPRFSANLSMLYTDLPFMERFAAAANDGFEAIEYVGAYDQDRQAVAALLQQHNLTQALFNLPAGDWGAGERGIACHPDRVEEFRQGVETAIAYAQATACMQINCLAGIAPASHDRAALEQVLIDNLAYAAPRLAEAGIKLLLEPINPRDIPGFLVNSTDDFERIAEAVGHDNVHLQYDFYHMQVVQGDLLPTFERLQSRIAHVQIADHPGRNEPGTGEINYRNICKALDEAGYDGWVGAEYKPLAGTSAGLGWFNEWRTRA; translated from the coding sequence ATGCCCCGTTTTTCGGCAAATCTTTCAATGCTCTATACAGATCTGCCCTTCATGGAGCGCTTTGCGGCTGCCGCCAATGACGGGTTCGAAGCCATCGAATATGTCGGCGCCTACGATCAGGACAGGCAGGCAGTTGCTGCCCTCTTGCAGCAGCACAATCTGACCCAGGCCCTGTTCAACCTGCCGGCCGGCGACTGGGGCGCTGGCGAGCGGGGCATTGCCTGCCACCCCGACCGCGTCGAAGAGTTCCGTCAGGGCGTGGAGACAGCTATCGCCTACGCCCAGGCCACCGCCTGCATGCAAATCAATTGCCTCGCCGGAATCGCGCCAGCTAGCCATGATCGCGCTGCGCTCGAACAGGTCCTGATCGACAATCTCGCCTATGCCGCGCCGCGCCTGGCCGAGGCCGGCATCAAGCTTCTGCTCGAGCCGATCAACCCCCGCGACATTCCCGGCTTTCTCGTCAATTCCACGGACGATTTCGAGCGCATCGCCGAGGCGGTCGGGCACGACAATGTCCACTTGCAGTACGATTTCTATCACATGCAGGTGGTGCAGGGTGATCTCCTGCCCACCTTCGAACGCCTGCAATCGCGCATCGCTCATGTGCAGATCGCCGACCATCCGGGACGCAACGAGCCGGGGACGGGCGAGATCAATTATCGCAATATTTGCAAGGCGCTGGATGAGGCCGGATATGACGGCTGGGTCGGTGCCGAATACAAGCCGCTCGCCGGTACCTCTGCCGGTCTGGGCTGGTTCAACGAATGGAGAACACGCGCATGA
- a CDS encoding 2-hydroxy-3-oxopropionate reductase, producing the protein MKIGFIGLGVMGRPMAGHLIAAGHEVFLHRVKDISQHLVEAGGTALDSAKAVAEAAEIIILMVPDTPDVEAVLFGANGVAEGLSAGKMVIDMSSISPVATKDFAARIGEKGASYVDAPVSGGEVGAKAASLTIMVGASEADFDRAWPLFEIMGKNITRIGEVGAGQTAKVVNQVIVGLTIEAVAEGLLLAKAAGADSAKVREALMGGFAASRILEVHGERMVNETFEPGFRIRLHRKDIGLAMEAAKALDLSLPHAASLAQMMDRAMAKGLGDKDHSAIFALMQEK; encoded by the coding sequence ATGAAGATCGGTTTCATCGGCCTTGGCGTCATGGGCCGCCCCATGGCAGGTCATCTGATCGCGGCCGGACATGAGGTGTTTCTCCATCGGGTCAAGGACATCTCGCAGCACCTGGTCGAGGCTGGCGGGACAGCCCTCGATAGTGCAAAGGCCGTCGCCGAGGCCGCCGAGATCATCATCCTCATGGTGCCCGACACACCCGATGTGGAAGCGGTTCTCTTCGGAGCCAACGGCGTTGCAGAAGGGCTTTCGGCCGGCAAAATGGTTATCGACATGAGCTCGATTTCCCCCGTGGCCACCAAGGACTTCGCCGCACGTATCGGCGAAAAGGGCGCCAGCTATGTCGATGCCCCGGTATCGGGCGGCGAAGTGGGTGCAAAGGCCGCCTCGTTGACGATCATGGTGGGGGCCTCCGAGGCCGATTTCGATCGCGCCTGGCCGCTGTTCGAGATCATGGGCAAGAACATTACCCGCATCGGCGAGGTGGGTGCAGGACAGACCGCCAAGGTGGTCAACCAGGTTATCGTCGGCCTCACCATCGAAGCGGTGGCGGAGGGGCTCCTGCTCGCCAAGGCAGCCGGTGCTGACTCGGCCAAGGTACGCGAGGCGCTGATGGGCGGCTTTGCAGCGTCACGCATCCTCGAGGTTCATGGCGAGCGCATGGTCAATGAGACCTTCGAGCCGGGCTTCCGCATTCGCCTGCACCGCAAGGATATCGGCCTGGCCATGGAGGCGGCGAAGGCGCTGGACCTGTCCTTGCCCCATGCGGCGAGCCTGGCGCAGATGATGGACCGGGCGATGGCCAAGGGGCTGGGGGACAAGGATCACTCGGCAATTTTTGCGCTTATGCAGGAAAAGTGA
- a CDS encoding LacI family DNA-binding transcriptional regulator — protein sequence MAPTRRASQADIAEKLGVSVSTVSRALANEIGISDGVRRDVQRVARMLGYKSKHPPQTGNLDKRALALVPLSSAIGNLASFYHGIVEGMRAQADEVGLALDVRLVNEDMVTLDFLRRHVAKTGANGVILAGIDPDDETIRWSEDAEIALVLANGSDPQMRLSTVSPANFYGARMATRFLLYHGHRRILHYTYHHRPTIRQRRLGFEAAMAEYPGAEGVVVISNEHSSRQLLEDLMAGKHDVTAVFCWNDSVAVTMIESLLGADSPMPAGFSLMGFDDLPIAGMASPRLSTVRVDREGIGRGVVRLMAMKLEGEQAPLQLEVGLTLVEGETVRRIG from the coding sequence ATGGCGCCCACGAGACGCGCGAGCCAGGCCGACATCGCGGAAAAACTGGGCGTTTCGGTCAGCACCGTGTCCCGCGCGCTCGCCAACGAGATCGGCATCAGCGACGGGGTGCGGCGCGACGTGCAGCGCGTCGCCCGCATGCTGGGCTACAAGTCCAAGCATCCCCCGCAAACCGGCAATCTCGACAAGAGAGCGCTGGCGCTGGTGCCGCTGAGCAGTGCCATCGGCAATCTGGCGAGCTTCTACCACGGCATTGTCGAGGGCATGCGGGCCCAGGCCGACGAGGTCGGGCTGGCGCTCGACGTGCGCCTCGTCAACGAGGATATGGTGACGCTCGACTTCCTGCGGCGCCACGTGGCCAAGACCGGTGCCAACGGGGTGATCCTGGCCGGCATCGACCCGGACGACGAAACGATCCGCTGGAGCGAGGATGCCGAAATCGCCCTCGTCCTGGCCAATGGCTCGGACCCGCAAATGCGGTTGAGTACCGTCTCGCCCGCCAATTTCTACGGCGCCCGCATGGCGACGCGATTCCTGCTCTACCACGGACATCGGCGCATCCTGCACTATACCTATCACCACCGTCCCACGATCCGGCAGCGCCGGCTCGGCTTTGAGGCGGCAATGGCCGAATATCCCGGCGCCGAAGGGGTCGTGGTCATCTCCAACGAACATTCCAGCCGCCAATTGCTGGAAGATCTGATGGCCGGCAAGCACGATGTCACAGCGGTATTCTGCTGGAATGACAGCGTGGCGGTGACGATGATCGAGAGCCTGCTGGGCGCCGATTCACCAATGCCGGCGGGCTTTTCGCTCATGGGCTTTGACGATCTGCCCATTGCCGGCATGGCCAGTCCGCGACTGAGCACCGTACGGGTGGACCGAGAAGGCATCGGGCGGGGCGTCGTGCGGCTCATGGCCATGAAGCTCGAAGGCGAACAGGCCCCATTGCAGCTCGAAGTCGGGTTGACGCTGGTGGAAGGCGAGACCGTCCGCCGCATTGGTTGA
- a CDS encoding ABC transporter substrate-binding protein, with protein MRNVSGLGLSGAVAFMALLAASGPALSQQAPMLDELVSSGALPPLEERLPANPLVIEPVESIGTYGGTWRSALRGGLDNAWIARTVAYDGLVRYDREWKEIIPNLAESWEVSADSRTYTFKLRDGLKWNNGTPFTSEDIAFAVELFSEPTYGGGTFIKNPQNPVSVEVVDDTTFSLVFGNPNGVIMDELASVNGLTLVSLNKAYCSQFYPAYNENAGAEAQAAGFETWEAWMEDRCGWATETIRWGNPELPFMNAWMVEQPLTGDATRATFVRNPYYWKVDTEGNQLPYIDRLDMRVSDSLEEITLMALNGEIDFQDRHIATVVNQPLFFDGQEQGDYRLGANVPSNMNTLVLQFNLNHVDEKRRELFQNKDFRIGISHLLDREEIIDVVFTGQGEPFQAAPRPESPFYDEEMAKQYTEYDPDAAAAAFEAAGLVRNGDYYTFADGTPLNVTIDLISSFRSEWVDMMELMQLQLEAGGINIELNNIDRTLYYDKRLVGDYDAQIWQGDGGLDVIQEPRYYMPSGAESVWAFRWQAWYNGSDPEIAEEPADWAKEQMDLYTQLRGEGDPAVRDDLMKQILAIAKENFPVIGVSLPGNGYYIAKNNMRNIAEPMLHAYLFPTPAPYDPFQWYFD; from the coding sequence ATGAGAAATGTCTCTGGTTTGGGCTTGAGCGGCGCGGTGGCCTTTATGGCCCTGCTGGCCGCATCCGGGCCGGCCCTGTCGCAGCAGGCGCCCATGCTGGACGAGCTGGTGTCGAGCGGCGCGCTGCCACCGCTTGAAGAGCGCCTGCCGGCCAATCCGCTGGTCATCGAGCCGGTGGAGAGCATCGGCACCTATGGCGGCACCTGGCGCAGCGCCCTGCGCGGCGGCCTCGACAATGCCTGGATCGCCCGCACCGTGGCCTATGACGGGCTGGTCCGCTATGACCGGGAGTGGAAGGAGATCATTCCCAACCTCGCAGAAAGCTGGGAAGTCAGCGCGGATTCGCGCACCTATACGTTCAAGCTGCGCGACGGCCTCAAGTGGAACAACGGCACCCCGTTCACCAGCGAGGACATTGCCTTTGCCGTCGAATTGTTCTCCGAGCCGACCTATGGCGGCGGCACCTTCATCAAGAACCCGCAGAACCCGGTCAGCGTCGAGGTCGTGGACGATACGACGTTCAGCCTCGTCTTCGGAAATCCCAACGGCGTCATCATGGACGAGCTGGCCAGCGTCAACGGCCTGACGCTGGTATCGCTCAACAAGGCATATTGCAGCCAGTTCTACCCCGCTTATAACGAGAATGCCGGCGCGGAAGCGCAGGCGGCGGGCTTCGAGACTTGGGAAGCCTGGATGGAGGACCGCTGCGGCTGGGCCACAGAAACCATTCGCTGGGGCAATCCCGAACTGCCCTTCATGAATGCCTGGATGGTCGAGCAGCCCCTGACGGGCGACGCCACCCGCGCCACCTTCGTGCGCAATCCCTATTACTGGAAGGTCGATACCGAGGGGAACCAATTGCCCTATATCGACCGGCTCGACATGCGCGTCTCGGACTCGCTCGAAGAGATCACGCTGATGGCGCTCAACGGCGAGATCGACTTCCAGGATCGCCATATCGCCACTGTGGTCAACCAGCCATTGTTCTTCGACGGTCAGGAGCAGGGCGATTATCGCCTGGGCGCCAATGTGCCCTCCAACATGAACACGCTGGTTTTGCAGTTCAACCTCAACCACGTGGATGAGAAGCGCCGCGAGCTGTTCCAGAACAAGGATTTCCGCATCGGCATCAGCCACCTTCTCGACCGCGAGGAAATCATCGACGTGGTCTTCACCGGCCAGGGCGAACCCTTCCAGGCCGCGCCGCGCCCGGAAAGTCCCTTCTATGACGAGGAAATGGCCAAGCAATATACCGAATACGACCCCGATGCCGCCGCAGCGGCCTTCGAGGCGGCCGGTCTGGTGCGCAATGGCGATTACTACACCTTTGCCGACGGCACCCCGCTCAACGTCACCATCGATCTCATCTCCTCGTTCCGGTCGGAATGGGTGGACATGATGGAACTGATGCAGCTCCAGCTCGAGGCCGGCGGCATCAATATCGAACTCAACAACATCGATCGCACGCTCTATTACGACAAGCGCCTGGTCGGCGATTACGACGCCCAGATCTGGCAGGGTGACGGCGGCCTCGATGTCATCCAGGAGCCGCGCTACTACATGCCCTCCGGCGCGGAATCCGTCTGGGCCTTCCGCTGGCAGGCCTGGTATAATGGCAGCGATCCTGAAATCGCCGAAGAGCCCGCCGATTGGGCCAAAGAGCAGATGGATCTCTATACCCAGCTGCGCGGCGAAGGTGATCCCGCCGTTCGCGACGACCTGATGAAGCAGATCCTGGCCATCGCCAAGGAGAACTTCCCGGTCATCGGTGTCTCGCTGCCGGGCAATGGCTATTACATTGCCAAGAACAATATGCGGAACATCGCCGAGCCGATGCTGCACGCCTATCTGTTCCCCACCCCGGCCCCCTACGACCCGTTCCAGTGGTACTTCGACTAG
- a CDS encoding ABC transporter permease has product MLRFVTNRLIAMVLTLWAVSFVAFAIIQLPPGDYLTTYVASLSAQGERVDPRMIEALRNQYGFGEPFIVQYWKWISGILTRGDFGQSFEWKAPVTSLIWGRLGNSLLVEGLAVLVMWTIALPIGIYVAVKKYSLGDYLATIAGFIGLAIPNFLMALLLMYLSFVWFGTTIGGLYSPGFENAHWSLPKLMDFLSRAWAPVLVLATAGTAELIRILRANLLDELKKPYVVTARAKGLPEWKVILKYPVRVALNPLVSTIGWLLPALVSSSVIVSVVLNLPTAGPLLLRSLTSQDMYLAGAIIMLLGVLTVIGTLISDLLLAWIDPRIRYGSK; this is encoded by the coding sequence ATGCTGCGTTTCGTCACCAACCGCCTGATCGCCATGGTGCTGACCCTCTGGGCGGTAAGCTTTGTGGCCTTCGCCATCATCCAGCTGCCGCCTGGCGATTATCTCACCACCTATGTCGCCTCCCTGTCCGCCCAGGGCGAACGGGTCGACCCACGCATGATCGAGGCACTGCGCAACCAATATGGCTTCGGCGAGCCGTTCATCGTGCAGTACTGGAAATGGATCTCCGGCATCCTGACGCGCGGCGATTTTGGCCAGAGCTTTGAATGGAAGGCGCCGGTGACCAGCCTGATCTGGGGCCGACTGGGCAATTCGCTCCTCGTGGAAGGCCTTGCCGTACTGGTCATGTGGACCATTGCCTTGCCCATTGGCATCTATGTGGCGGTCAAGAAATATTCGCTCGGCGATTATCTGGCGACGATTGCCGGATTCATCGGCCTCGCCATTCCCAATTTCCTCATGGCGCTGCTGCTGATGTATCTCAGCTTCGTCTGGTTCGGCACCACCATAGGCGGGCTCTATTCGCCCGGTTTCGAGAACGCGCATTGGTCGCTGCCCAAGCTGATGGATTTCCTGTCGCGGGCCTGGGCGCCGGTGCTGGTCCTGGCCACCGCCGGTACGGCCGAGCTGATCCGCATCCTGCGCGCCAACCTGCTCGACGAGCTCAAGAAGCCCTATGTGGTGACCGCCCGCGCCAAGGGCCTGCCCGAATGGAAGGTGATCCTCAAATATCCCGTGCGCGTGGCGCTCAATCCGCTGGTCTCCACCATTGGCTGGTTGCTGCCCGCCCTGGTGTCGAGCTCGGTCATCGTCTCGGTCGTGCTCAACCTGCCCACTGCCGGCCCGCTGCTGCTGCGCTCGCTCACCAGCCAGGACATGTACCTGGCTGGGGCGATCATCATGCTGCTGGGCGTCCTCACCGTCATCGGCACGCTGATCTCGGACCTGCTTCTGGCCTGGATCGATCCCCGCATTCGTTATGGGAGCAAATAA
- a CDS encoding ABC transporter permease, protein MATETIAPPAELSPAKVRRESQLGLMWRRFRQHQLAVVSLWIVVAFYLVAALAEFLAPTDPSAYSARYTYAPPQGLNFIIADEDGWRFQPHVNGYRSEVDPAAMRRTFVIDPEEIIPVRFFAPSEPYQLAGFIPMSVKLMGVENPRDPFYILGADRLGRDLLSRLIHGTRISLSIGLAGVTLSLFFGIVIGGFAGYYGGVFDSAVMRVIEFIRSMPTIPLWLGLAAALPRDWSALQTYFAITIILSLIGWTELARVVRGRFLSLRTEDFVTAAQLDGASDWRIITRHMVPIFTSHIIAAATLAIPGMILAETALSFLGLGLQPPIVSWGTLLQEAQNIRTLATAPWLLTPGICVVVVILALNFFGDGLRDAADPHGR, encoded by the coding sequence ATGGCCACGGAAACCATTGCCCCACCCGCAGAGCTGAGCCCGGCCAAGGTCCGCCGGGAATCGCAACTGGGCCTGATGTGGCGGCGCTTCCGCCAGCACCAGCTGGCCGTGGTGAGCCTTTGGATCGTTGTCGCCTTCTACCTCGTGGCAGCGCTCGCCGAATTTCTCGCCCCCACCGACCCGTCCGCCTATAGCGCCCGCTACACCTATGCGCCGCCCCAGGGCCTCAACTTCATCATTGCCGATGAAGATGGCTGGCGCTTCCAGCCCCATGTCAATGGCTATCGCTCCGAGGTCGACCCGGCCGCCATGCGCCGCACCTTCGTCATCGACCCCGAGGAAATCATCCCGGTGAGGTTCTTTGCGCCCTCCGAACCCTATCAGCTCGCCGGCTTCATCCCCATGTCGGTCAAGCTCATGGGTGTCGAGAACCCGCGCGATCCCTTCTATATCCTGGGTGCCGACCGGCTGGGTCGCGATCTGCTGAGCCGGCTGATCCATGGCACGCGCATTTCGCTCTCCATCGGGCTGGCGGGGGTGACGCTGAGCCTGTTCTTCGGCATCGTGATCGGCGGCTTTGCCGGCTATTATGGCGGCGTCTTCGACAGCGCGGTCATGCGGGTGATCGAATTCATCCGCTCCATGCCTACCATCCCGCTCTGGCTGGGCCTGGCCGCGGCGCTGCCCAGGGACTGGAGCGCGCTCCAGACCTATTTCGCCATCACCATCATCCTCAGCCTCATCGGCTGGACCGAACTGGCGCGCGTGGTGCGCGGGCGGTTTCTCAGCCTGCGCACCGAGGATTTCGTCACCGCCGCCCAGCTCGATGGCGCCAGCGACTGGCGCATCATCACCCGCCACATGGTGCCCATCTTCACCAGCCACATCATCGCCGCGGCAACCCTGGCCATTCCCGGCATGATCCTGGCCGAAACCGCGCTCAGTTTCCTGGGCCTCGGCCTGCAGCCGCCCATCGTTTCCTGGGGCACGCTGCTGCAGGAAGCGCAGAATATCCGCACGCTCGCCACTGCGCCCTGGCTGCTGACCCCAGGCATCTGCGTGGTCGTGGTCATCCTCGCCCTCAATTTCTTCGGAGACGGCCTTCGTGACGCCGCTGATCCCCATGGCCGCTAG
- a CDS encoding ABC transporter ATP-binding protein: protein MAASPIVTITDMSISFTSPDEADIEAVRQVDLTLTPGKTLALVGESGCGKSVTARAVLRLLDRNADIRTGKILFDGAGGAVDIARLKPDSEAMRAIRGAQISMIFQEPMSSLSPVHTIGDQIDEIIILHERLNPKQARQRTIEVLDQVGVPGAKDRANAYPFELSGGLRQRAMIAMALACTPRLLIADEPTTALDVTTQAQILDLLRQLQDDYGMAMLFITHDLGVVAEIADEIAVMYLGDVVEQGDVHDVFRQPRHPYTQALMNSVPRLSRKADRVRLSPIKGNVPSPRDRPQGCAFTSRCPYAFEPCAGIAPARTVLGPDHIARCHLLEQVQTKELA from the coding sequence ATGGCCGCTAGTCCCATTGTCACCATCACCGACATGTCGATTTCCTTCACCTCGCCCGACGAGGCCGATATCGAGGCGGTGCGCCAGGTCGACCTGACGCTGACCCCGGGCAAGACGCTGGCACTGGTCGGCGAAAGCGGCTGCGGCAAGTCCGTGACCGCCCGGGCCGTGCTGCGCCTGCTCGACCGCAATGCCGATATCCGCACCGGAAAGATCCTGTTCGACGGGGCGGGCGGGGCTGTCGACATTGCCCGGCTCAAGCCCGACAGCGAGGCCATGCGCGCCATCCGCGGGGCGCAGATTTCGATGATCTTCCAGGAGCCGATGTCCTCGCTGTCGCCCGTCCATACGATCGGTGACCAGATCGACGAGATCATCATCCTGCATGAGCGGCTGAACCCTAAACAGGCTCGCCAGCGCACCATCGAGGTGCTCGACCAGGTCGGGGTGCCCGGCGCGAAGGATCGCGCCAATGCCTATCCGTTTGAATTGTCCGGCGGGCTGCGCCAGCGCGCCATGATCGCCATGGCCCTGGCCTGTACGCCGCGCCTGCTGATCGCCGACGAGCCGACCACCGCGCTGGATGTGACGACGCAGGCGCAGATCCTCGACCTGCTGCGGCAATTGCAGGACGATTACGGCATGGCCATGCTCTTCATCACCCATGATCTGGGCGTGGTGGCCGAGATCGCCGACGAGATCGCGGTCATGTATCTGGGCGACGTGGTGGAGCAGGGCGACGTCCACGACGTGTTCCGCCAGCCGCGCCATCCCTATACCCAGGCGCTGATGAACTCGGTGCCGCGCCTGTCGCGCAAGGCCGACCGCGTCCGGCTCTCCCCGATCAAGGGCAACGTGCCTTCGCCGCGCGACCGGCCCCAGGGCTGCGCCTTTACCAGCCGCTGCCCCTATGCCTTCGAGCCCTGCGCCGGCATAGCCCCGGCCCGCACGGTGCTCGGCCCCGACCATATCGCCCGCTGCCACCTGCTCGAACAGGTCCAGACCAAGGAGCTGGCATGA
- a CDS encoding ABC transporter ATP-binding protein, producing the protein MTALLTVENLSKIYTLGGGLFGASRELVALNDVSLEVEAGETLAIVGESGCGKTTLGRCIIQAQPVTHGHVFYHPRDKAKVELTGLGKRQLKPWRREIRMIFQDPMSSLNPNMRVFDIVAEPLRVHGIARGRALEDKVYDVLAKVGIAPDAAGRYPHAFSGGQRQRIGIARALVLDPRLVIADEAVSALDVSIQAQVLNLLDDLKAEFGLTYIFISHDLGVVNYIADRVVVMYLGHVVENAPTEMLFERPRHPYTEMLLDALPIADPTRRKGRNKELKGEIPYLGNRPVGCPFHTRCKYAADLCRQEKPALRSVNGTAQLAACHFAETLELHGAYDDAPNKVPA; encoded by the coding sequence ATGACCGCGCTGCTGACCGTCGAAAATCTCTCCAAGATCTATACGCTGGGCGGAGGCCTGTTCGGCGCCTCGCGTGAACTGGTGGCGCTCAACGACGTCTCGCTCGAGGTCGAGGCCGGCGAAACCCTCGCCATCGTGGGCGAAAGCGGCTGCGGCAAGACCACTTTGGGCCGCTGCATCATCCAGGCGCAGCCGGTGACCCATGGCCATGTCTTTTATCATCCGCGCGACAAGGCCAAGGTGGAGCTGACCGGCCTGGGCAAGCGCCAGCTCAAGCCGTGGCGGCGCGAGATCCGGATGATCTTCCAGGACCCCATGAGCTCGCTCAATCCCAATATGCGCGTCTTCGACATCGTTGCCGAACCCCTGCGCGTCCATGGCATCGCCCGGGGGCGGGCGCTCGAGGACAAGGTCTATGACGTGCTCGCCAAGGTGGGCATCGCGCCCGATGCGGCCGGCCGCTATCCGCATGCCTTTTCGGGTGGCCAGCGCCAGCGCATCGGCATTGCCCGGGCGCTGGTGCTGGACCCCAGGCTGGTCATCGCCGACGAGGCGGTTTCGGCACTCGACGTCTCAATCCAGGCGCAGGTGCTGAACCTGCTCGACGATCTCAAGGCCGAGTTCGGGCTGACCTATATCTTCATCAGCCACGATCTGGGCGTGGTCAATTACATCGCCGACCGGGTGGTGGTGATGTATCTGGGCCATGTGGTGGAAAACGCGCCCACCGAGATGCTGTTCGAGCGACCGCGCCACCCCTACACCGAAATGCTGCTCGACGCGCTGCCGATTGCCGATCCCACGCGGCGCAAGGGGCGCAACAAGGAACTGAAGGGCGAAATTCCCTATCTGGGCAATCGGCCCGTCGGATGCCCGTTCCACACCCGCTGCAAATACGCCGCCGATCTCTGCCGGCAGGAAAAGCCCGCGCTGCGCTCCGTCAACGGCACGGCCCAGCTGGCCGCCTGCCATTTTGCCGAAACGCTCGAACTCCACGGCGCCTATGACGATGCGCCAAACAAGGTGCCTGCCTGA